From Anopheles funestus chromosome 3RL, idAnoFuneDA-416_04, whole genome shotgun sequence, a single genomic window includes:
- the LOC125771322 gene encoding retinaldehyde-binding protein 1-like yields MHYEDEMDKHPREYAPYRSTLDECDLALAANELHENEDTRDTSIAQLREFIAKHPQIVRCRTDAVFLLRFLRYRKFNVADACATLEGGMAFLMRMRTLYGEEVSTFHPNVQRMLDLDAIVPLGFDRKRRMVILVRVGAMDPKETTALLQMRLGALVINTCLEYERTQVHGTVWIVDCSGMTMAHVGAWGLSEVKMMADSINEVVTMFVKEVHMVQVPRITWLLLDILLPLLSPKIRDRFKFHRTYAELRNSVDTSILPTTYGGEQSMKQATDHFRDMFETQTKWFKLEEQFFMDLSVSAPGTSGRSTRNSQRNEFPGEESMVGSFRKLTVD; encoded by the exons ATGCATTACGAAGATGAAATGGACAAACATCCGCGCGAATATGCGCCATACCGCTCAACGCTGGATGAGTGTGATCTCGCGCTAGCCGCTAACGAGTTGCACGAGAATGAGGACACGCGCGACACTTCCATCGCTCAATTGCGTGAGTTTATTGCCAAACATCCCCAGATCGTACGATGTCGTACGGATGCGGTGTTTCTCTTACGATTTCTTCGCTACCGGAAGTTTAATGTCGCCGACGCCTGTGCAACCTTGGAAGGTGGTATGGCGTTTCTGATGCGCATGAGAACACTGTACGGTGAGGAGGTAAGCACGTTCCATCCGAACGTACAGCGTATGCTAGATCTGGATGCGATCGTACCGCTCGGGTTTGACCGGAAGCGACGGATGGTGATCCTCGTACGGGTCGGTGCGATGGATCCGAAGGAAACGACAGCTTTGCTGCAGATGCGACTTGGAGCACTAGTGATCAACACCTGCTTGGAGTACGAACGGACACAGGTGCACGGGACGGTATGGATAGTGGACTGTTCCGGGATGACGATGGCACACGTCGGTGCATGGGGACTGAGCGAGGTGAAGATGATGGCTGACTCCATCAACGAGGTGGTGACGATGTTTGTGAAGGAGGTACACATGGTGCAGGTGCCAAGAATAACCTGGCTGTTGCTGGACATACTGCTACCACTGCTCAGTCCGAAGATAAGAGATCGATTTAAG TTCCATCGTACATACGCCGAACTACGCAACTCGGTTGATACGTCCATCCTGCCTACCACATACGGTGGTGAGCAAAGTATGAAACAGGCTACCGACCATTTTCGGGACATGTTCGAAACACAAACGAAATGGTTCAAGCTTGAGGAACAATTCTTTATGGATCTCTCCGTATCGGCGCCAGGTACGAGTGGTCGATCAACACGCAACAGCCAACGGAACGAGTTCCCTGGGGAAGAGTCTATGGTTGGAAGTTTCCGGAAGTTAACCGTCGACTGA
- the LOC125771326 gene encoding retinaldehyde-binding protein 1-like: MARAQTFFPCVGHSGTDELSAQLEQIAATELREDGKLREDSLTAMREWIRQNGRLHRCRTDDRFLLRFLRVKKFSVPRACEMLERYLTMRQTYPRWFARLDPEDPDLVAVLDACCMLPIGRDPSSGRIVIFGVVRNFDAQRYNSDTMIRLNMLVAEALLDEEANQIAGFTHIFDNGGMTMSHVTCWTLDNLAGYLRSVINCIPVRLKENHFVSVPTFAAQISKYCLSFASEKLRSRIHCHSTVEELRAKVSPDLLPLEYGGKGLSLKALNERFREFLRAKRTTLLELDDMEIDLKDPREASVHEDVGEVVADGAAGSFRKLSID; encoded by the exons ATGGCACGCGCTCAAACGTTCTTCCCGTGTGTGGGTCATTCCGGGACGGATGAATTGTCCGCCCAGCTGGAGCAGATTGCGGCCACGGAGCTGCGTGAAGACGGCAAGCTAAGGGAGGACTCGCTGACCGCGATGCGTGAGTGGATCCGTCAAAATGGACGTCTTCACCGTTGCCGTACGGACGATCGGTTTCTGTTGCGGTTTTTGCGTGTGAAGAAGTTCTCCGTGCCGCGCGCTTGTGAAATGCTGGAACGCTACCTGACGATGCGTCAAACTTATCCGCGATGGTTCGCACGCCTGGATCCAGAGGATCCGGATCTGGTGGCGGTGCTGGATGCTTGTTGTATGCTACCGATCGGGCGTGATCCGTCGAGTGGTAGAATAGTGATCTTCGGTGTCGTACGGAACTTTGACGCACAGCGATACAACTCCGACACCATGATCCGGTTGAATATGCTCGTAGCCGAAGCATTGCTGGACGAGGAAGCGAACCAGATTGCGGGGTTTACACACATCTTCGATAATGGTGGCATGACGATGTCGCATGTCACGTGCTGGACGTTGGACAACCTGGCCGGATACCTCCGGAGCGTCATCAACTGTATTCCGGTGCGACTGAAAGAGAATCACTTCGTCAGTGTGCCGACGTTCGCCGCTCAAATCAGCAAATACTGTTTGTCGTTTGCCAGTGAAAAGCTCCGGTCACGCATCCAT TGTCACAGCACGGTGGAAGAGCTACGGGCCAAGGTGTCACCTGATCTTCTGCCGCTAGAGTACGGTGGCAAGGGCCTCTCTCTGAAGGCTTTAAACGAACGCTTCCGAGAGTTCCTCCGTGCGAAGAGAACAACCTTACTCGAACTGGACGATATGGAGATCGATCTGAAAGATCCACGGGAAGCGTCCGTACACGAGGACGTCGGTGAGGTGGTAGCAGACGGTGCCGCCGGCAGCTTCCGAAAGCTCTCGATCGATTAA